From Flavobacterium alkalisoli, the proteins below share one genomic window:
- a CDS encoding TerC family protein codes for MEVFLNPNAWIALLTLTFLEIVLGIDNIIFISIVTGKLPEQERKKATRLGLFLAMFMRIALLFGVTLLIAMKKPVFSFDFGWFSADVTGQALVLLVGGLFLIYKSTKEIHEKVDHKGEEEKSLGSAAKKSFTNVIIQILMIDIIFSVDSILTAVGMTNGVEGALIIMITAVVISVGVMMLFAVPVGNFVNANPSIQILGLAFLILIGFMLITESMHLSHAQLAGEHVGAIPKGYLYFAIAFSVCVEFLNMKMRKKKE; via the coding sequence ATGGAAGTATTTTTAAATCCAAATGCGTGGATTGCATTATTAACCCTTACATTTCTTGAAATAGTATTAGGTATAGACAATATCATTTTCATATCTATTGTAACAGGAAAACTACCGGAACAAGAAAGAAAAAAAGCTACCCGTTTGGGTTTATTCCTGGCTATGTTTATGCGTATTGCCCTTTTGTTTGGTGTTACGCTTCTTATAGCTATGAAAAAACCGGTTTTCAGCTTTGACTTCGGATGGTTTAGTGCCGATGTTACCGGGCAGGCTTTAGTGCTGTTAGTTGGTGGTTTATTCCTTATATATAAGAGTACAAAAGAAATTCACGAAAAAGTAGACCATAAAGGCGAAGAGGAAAAAAGCCTTGGCAGTGCTGCAAAAAAATCATTCACTAATGTTATTATTCAAATATTAATGATTGATATTATTTTCTCGGTTGATTCGATTCTTACCGCTGTAGGTATGACTAACGGAGTTGAAGGTGCATTAATAATAATGATTACAGCAGTTGTAATATCTGTAGGTGTCATGATGTTGTTTGCGGTTCCGGTAGGAAACTTTGTTAACGCAAATCCATCAATACAAATACTGGGGCTTGCATTCCTTATCCTTATCGGGTTTATGCTAATTACAGAAAGTATGCACCTTTCTCATGCACAATTGGCAGGAGAACATGTTGGTGCCATACCTAAAGGGTATCTATATTTTGCTATCGCCTTTTCGGTTTGTGTAGAATTCCTTAATATGAAAATGAGGAAGAAAAAAGAATAA
- the murQ gene encoding N-acetylmuramic acid 6-phosphate etherase: protein MSFTKTTEQSSKYEHLEKMSVIQLLQNINNEDKTVPLAVEKALPQIEALVQQIIPRMKDGGRLFYIGAGTSGRLGIVDASECPPTFGVPFDWVIGLIAGGDTAIRKAVEFAEDDREQAWKDLSEYNINDKDTVVGIAASGTTPYVIGGLEMCNKNKILTGCITCNEGSPLSQTAQLPVEVVVGPEFVTGSSRMKAGTAQKLVLNMISTAVMIQLGRVKGNKMVDMQLSNHKLVDRGVRMIMDELNIPREEAESLLQEHKNVRKAIEHYGNK, encoded by the coding sequence TTCAAAATATGAACATCTTGAAAAGATGTCGGTAATTCAGTTGCTTCAAAACATCAATAACGAAGATAAAACCGTACCTCTGGCTGTAGAAAAAGCATTACCTCAAATTGAGGCTTTGGTACAGCAGATTATTCCTCGAATGAAAGATGGCGGTCGCCTGTTCTATATTGGCGCAGGTACCAGCGGAAGGCTTGGTATTGTTGATGCATCGGAATGTCCTCCTACTTTTGGTGTTCCTTTCGACTGGGTTATAGGCCTTATTGCCGGAGGTGATACTGCCATAAGAAAAGCAGTTGAATTTGCCGAAGATGACCGCGAACAGGCCTGGAAAGATTTATCTGAATATAACATTAACGACAAAGATACCGTAGTAGGTATAGCTGCATCGGGCACTACCCCTTATGTTATTGGCGGACTTGAAATGTGTAATAAAAACAAGATCCTTACCGGATGTATTACCTGCAATGAAGGTAGCCCTTTATCGCAAACAGCACAATTACCTGTTGAAGTTGTAGTAGGCCCTGAGTTTGTAACCGGAAGTTCCCGAATGAAAGCAGGCACTGCACAAAAACTGGTATTAAACATGATATCTACTGCCGTGATGATTCAGTTAGGCCGTGTTAAGGGTAATAAAATGGTAGACATGCAGCTAAGTAACCATAAGCTTGTAGACCGGGGTGTACGTATGATTATGGATGAACTTAATATTCCTCGAGAAGAAGCTGAAAGCCTGCTGCAGGAACATAAAAACGTAAGAAAAGCGATAGAGCATTATGGCAACAAATAA
- a CDS encoding DUF6095 family protein, translating to MATNKKILVKGLTYLGWALPMFFLGPVVIHSSFKNQGHPFFIPVLGLGIITCIGAMILMFLGLKTIMKSLFENEK from the coding sequence ATGGCAACAAATAAAAAAATACTGGTAAAGGGATTAACTTATTTAGGCTGGGCATTACCCATGTTTTTTTTAGGGCCTGTAGTAATACACAGTTCGTTCAAAAATCAGGGACACCCCTTCTTTATTCCTGTACTGGGATTAGGGATAATTACCTGTATTGGCGCCATGATATTAATGTTTTTAGGCCTTAAAACCATCATGAAAAGTCTTTTTGAAAATGAAAAATAA
- a CDS encoding reprolysin-like metallopeptidase has translation MLKNKIITVILCIVCCQKGFSQEFDEIFTNVESVNYIYISGSFLIDDETSVIPLINFDSCEEVATHFSVTTQYENGKVIAIGDEYLFLDNNIVLGDNLQFLINVIDWLNPGTGRVTLKEEFIGNNNTTILQNSFSENNYIFNTFTGNITTSALLNTDILILANDWNELELYSTAELEVLESFVANGGSLLLAGNPGLYIGEIEQYSMNQVANLFGFEITESETTSYEFQIFYPETLNPYCTSPYFNTNIPRGDNLRIFRMAVSTIGEFTENNGGVNNTSQLIDEWLDTINEIYGREYCMRFELIPNNDLLIFENSETDPWETIPDGAAGCTDVEVILNNQQSIIDEIIGAENYDLSHVIATFPYQGGGCAADFKRAISGDLNISVCRHEIGHQFSQAHTINNESNNYEPENGNWTIQGGNDYGYAHGVSYHQLAQFLLTIPSVGTQIPTGNTIPTINVGPDVVIPISTPFAITAIAEDPDPNDNLTYVWDNFNPAPQQFIPVPDDTKGALFMRLTPGPIPSRTFPKISDVIANNNSNAQEQLPTHPRNMDIRVTVNDNHKMEYNGQMINASGINSDDIRIIVADAGPFQVTSQNTDGIVYAGGSTQIITWDVNGTDVAPVNTQDVSITLSDDGGYTYPVTLLSSTPNNGSATVVLPDINIENARIRVAANNSIYFDINTVDFKIQSTLSVEKAPLDSLVNIYPNPSKDYFIIEFTTPVNFDAKLYDVAGRTVTQQFNQDKFDVRSLSQGTYILEITDLETSQKTIRKIFIER, from the coding sequence ATGCTGAAAAATAAAATAATTACAGTTATACTATGTATAGTCTGTTGTCAAAAAGGATTTTCTCAGGAATTTGATGAAATATTTACTAATGTTGAATCTGTTAATTACATATACATATCAGGTTCATTTTTAATAGATGATGAAACAAGTGTCATACCGCTCATTAATTTTGATTCATGTGAGGAAGTTGCTACTCATTTTTCAGTAACTACTCAATACGAAAACGGAAAAGTTATAGCTATTGGTGACGAATATTTGTTTTTAGATAACAATATTGTTCTGGGTGATAACCTGCAGTTTTTAATTAATGTAATAGACTGGCTCAATCCAGGTACAGGCAGAGTTACTCTTAAAGAAGAATTTATTGGTAATAATAACACTACAATACTTCAAAACAGCTTTTCTGAAAATAATTACATATTTAATACGTTCACAGGTAACATAACAACCTCTGCCCTTTTAAATACTGATATATTAATTTTAGCTAACGACTGGAATGAACTCGAACTTTATTCAACTGCTGAATTAGAAGTACTAGAGAGTTTTGTAGCTAATGGAGGCTCTCTATTATTAGCAGGAAATCCAGGTCTTTATATTGGGGAAATTGAACAATATTCAATGAATCAGGTTGCTAACTTGTTCGGCTTTGAAATAACGGAAAGTGAAACAACCTCTTACGAATTTCAGATTTTTTATCCCGAAACATTAAATCCATACTGTACTTCACCTTACTTTAATACTAATATTCCTCGTGGTGATAATCTAAGAATATTCAGAATGGCAGTTTCTACAATTGGAGAGTTTACCGAAAATAATGGAGGAGTAAACAACACTAGCCAGTTAATTGATGAATGGCTTGATACTATTAATGAAATTTATGGTAGAGAGTATTGTATGAGATTTGAACTTATACCTAATAATGATCTTTTGATTTTTGAAAACTCAGAAACCGATCCTTGGGAAACAATACCTGATGGTGCTGCTGGATGTACTGATGTTGAAGTAATACTTAACAATCAGCAAAGTATAATTGATGAAATTATAGGTGCCGAAAATTATGATTTAAGCCATGTTATTGCAACTTTTCCATATCAGGGAGGCGGATGTGCTGCTGACTTTAAACGTGCGATATCAGGAGATTTAAATATTTCTGTATGCAGGCATGAAATTGGTCACCAGTTTAGTCAGGCACATACTATAAATAATGAAAGTAATAACTATGAGCCCGAAAATGGCAACTGGACAATTCAGGGGGGAAATGATTATGGTTATGCTCACGGAGTATCATATCATCAACTCGCTCAGTTTTTATTAACAATTCCGTCTGTAGGTACTCAAATCCCCACAGGTAACACCATACCAACAATAAATGTTGGCCCTGATGTTGTAATCCCTATAAGTACTCCTTTTGCAATAACCGCAATAGCTGAAGATCCCGATCCTAATGATAATTTAACTTATGTATGGGATAACTTTAATCCTGCCCCACAACAATTTATACCAGTGCCGGACGATACAAAAGGGGCTTTATTCATGCGCTTAACTCCCGGTCCGATTCCTTCAAGAACATTTCCAAAAATCAGTGATGTAATAGCTAATAATAACAGTAATGCTCAGGAACAGTTACCTACACATCCACGCAATATGGATATAAGGGTTACAGTTAACGACAACCATAAAATGGAATATAACGGGCAAATGATTAATGCCAGCGGTATCAATTCTGATGATATAAGAATTATAGTTGCAGATGCAGGACCTTTTCAGGTGACAAGTCAAAATACTGATGGTATAGTTTATGCCGGAGGATCAACCCAGATAATAACATGGGATGTAAACGGTACAGATGTAGCCCCCGTTAACACACAGGATGTGTCAATTACCCTTTCTGATGACGGAGGTTATACCTACCCTGTTACCCTTTTAAGTAGTACTCCTAATAATGGTAGTGCAACAGTAGTATTACCTGATATTAATATTGAGAATGCAAGGATAAGAGTGGCCGCAAATAATAGTATCTATTTTGATATTAATACTGTTGATTTTAAAATTCAATCCACTTTATCTGTAGAGAAAGCACCTTTAGATTCTTTGGTAAACATCTACCCTAACCCAAGTAAAGACTATTTTATTATTGAGTTTACTACTCCTGTTAATTTTGATGCTAAACTATATGATGTAGCAGGGCGTACAGTAACACAACAATTTAACCAGGATAAGTTTGATGTGAGGAGTTTATCTCAGGGAACCTATATACTTGAAATTACAGATTTAGAAACTTCACAAAAAACAATACGAAAGATATTTATAGAAAGATAA
- a CDS encoding DNA topoisomerase IV produces MRFLLLSLPFTFISCYQQERNCSDFKTGKFKFEQEIDGKTHTTIFERTEELEIDTYEGKSDTSSIRWINDCEYIVQKMNPKNMQEKKAVHMKILTTKGDSYTFEYSFVGDTNKQKGTVTKLN; encoded by the coding sequence ATGAGATTTCTATTACTGTCATTACCTTTTACTTTTATATCCTGCTACCAACAGGAGCGTAACTGTAGCGACTTTAAAACCGGCAAATTTAAATTTGAACAGGAAATAGATGGTAAAACACACACAACTATATTTGAAAGAACCGAAGAATTAGAGATTGACACTTACGAAGGTAAGAGTGATACTTCTTCCATCCGATGGATAAACGACTGTGAGTACATCGTACAGAAAATGAACCCTAAAAATATGCAGGAAAAAAAGGCCGTGCATATGAAAATACTAACTACAAAAGGCGATTCTTATACTTTTGAATATTCTTTTGTGGGAGATACCAATAAACAAAAAGGAACCGTAACAAAACTTAACTAA